The Vitis riparia cultivar Riparia Gloire de Montpellier isolate 1030 chromosome 10, EGFV_Vit.rip_1.0, whole genome shotgun sequence genome includes a region encoding these proteins:
- the LOC117922901 gene encoding uncharacterized protein LOC117922901 isoform X2, producing the protein MAFVSRSSSTWLLSLKVALISIGVVSMAVILRQSIPVISEFAVSGVPVMWSSFRSWLKPPYLYVIINGIIITIAASSKFHRMNHQDRPETAAKDPEDERTEFTYEMKNPPEFVGLETPIVYEQREVTISEVKTVADSPVVEDEEELVISRSTTPPLPPSPLLRRESSEIPLECLLSTEKPLVSSRFGHRKPIKASPEGGKVLRVSKPKRHETLENTWKMITDGRPMPLTRHLKKSDTWENHGRHIVVREDTSPQRVNKSETFKDRTNNPPPSLTSPLDSVKLRKDPSLSQDELNRRVEAFIKKFNEEMRLQREESLNQYKEMISRGAQ; encoded by the exons ATGGCGTTCGTGTCTCGAAGCTCTAGCACGTGGCTACTCTCCCTCAAAGTTGCACTGATCTCAATTGGTGTTGTGTCCATGGCTGTGATTCTTAGGCAATCCATACCGGTTATCTCAGAATTTGCTGTTTCCGGAGTTCCTGTGATGTGGAGCTCTTTCCGCTCGTGGCTCAAACCTCCTTATCTCTACGTCATCATCAATggcatcatcatcaccatcgcTGCTTCTTCAAAGTTTCACCGAATGAACCACCAAGATCGGCCGGAGACGGCGGCGAAGGATCCGGAAGATGAAAGGACTGAGTTCACTTACGAAATGAAGAACCCGCCGGAGTTTGTCGGCTTGGAGACGCCGATAGTGTATGAGCAGCGTGAAGTTACGATTTCGGAGGTGAAGACCGTGGCGGACAGTCCGGTagttgaagatgaagaggagTTGGTGATCTCGAGGTCCACAACTCCGCCGCTGCCGCCATCGCCGCTCTTGAGGAGAGAGTCGTCCGAGATTCCGCTGGAGTGTCTCTTATCTACGGAGAAACCTCTGGTTTCTTCTAGGTTCGGTCACCGGAAGCCGATTAAAGCCAGTCCCGAAG GAGGAAAAGTTCTAAGAGTATCGAAGCCAAAACGACACGAGACGCTGGAGAACACATGGAAGATGATAACGGACGGCCGTCCCATGCCGTTGACGAGACACCTGAAGAAATCTGATACGTGGGAGAATCATGGGCGTCACATCGTAGTAAGAGAGGACACGTCACCTCAGAGAGTGAACAAATCAGAGACGTTCAAGGACCGTACGAACAACCCACCACCCTCTCTCACTTCGCCTCTGGACTCCGTGAAGCTCAGGAAAGATCCGTCGCTGAGTCAGGATGAGTTGAACCGGCGAGTTGAAGCGTTCATTAAGAAGTTTAACGAGGAGATGAGGTTGCAGAGAGAAGAATCATTGAATCAGTACAAGGAGATGATCAGCCGTGGAGCCCAGTAA
- the LOC117924213 gene encoding ADP-ribosylation factor GTPase-activating protein AGD5-like translates to MNDKASVSKELNARHRKILEGLLKLPENRECADCKSKAPRWASVNLGIFICMQCSGIHRSLGVHISKVRSATLDTWLPDQVAFIQSMGNEKSNSYWEAELPPNYDRVGIENFIRAKYEEKRWVPRDGKAISHSRESQQKASAYRPRPGGSGAHRYTNNVEHSSDKKNIHPPNTNSSIPASKSRIPAASKVSKQTTPDPQPQKNVQKSESSISKAEPVKQAATATPIVSPPRVDYATDLFRMLSVKDSRENDSGISAANGVSAGFQSAEASSTVEKSTPSNPVESNIQSKTGIEDLFKDLTLVTPPILEKPQKDMKNDIMNLFEKSSMVSPFSIHQQQVAMLAQQQSFLMAAAARSNGSHTFSGSIHQPGTNGVHLSTQNWGNIGHQRPGVLTPVTEPQKHMQMGNIRPTHWSGTNVPLPTHSLGTNGPLPAHSSGTNVPCPTSSMYNMSPVHPINGVTMTGAGRPPSALPNSSVSLPKSGNDYDFSLLTQGMFTKR, encoded by the exons ATGAACGACAAGGCCAGTGTTTCCAAAGAGCTCAATGCCAGGCACAGAAAG ATTTTGGAGGGGCTTCTTAAATTACCAGAGAACAGGGAATGTGCTGACTGCAAAAGCAA AGCTCCACGATGGGCTAGTGTGAATCTAGGAATTTTTATATGCATGCAATGTTCAGGGATCCACAGAAGTCTTGGAGTACACATATCAAAG GTGAGATCTGCCACACTGGACACATGGCTTCCAGATCAGGTTGCATTTATTCAGT CAATGGGAAATGAGAAATCAAATAGCTACTGGGAAGCAGAGCTGCCTCCTAATTATGATAGAGTTGGAATTGAGAATTTTATTCGTGCAAA GTATGAAGAGAAAAGATGGGTTCCTAGGGATGGAAAAGCAATATCACACTCAAGGGAGAGTCAACAGAAGGCTTCTGCTTATAGACCTAGACCTGGGGGTAGTGGTGCACATAGATATACCAACAATGTTGAACATTCCtctgacaaaaaaaatattcatccaCCCAATACAAATAGCAGTATTCCTGCTTCAAAAAGTAGAATTCCTGCAGCTTCTAAAGTGTCAAAGCAG ACCACCCCTGATCCACAACCACAGAAGAATGTACAGAAATCAGAGTCATCAATTTCAAAAGCTGAACCTGTAAAGCAGGCTGCTACTGCTACACCAATTGTGTCACCACCCAGAGTTGATTACGCCACTGATCTTTTCAGAATGCTCTCTGTGAAGGATTCTAGAGAAAATGATTCTGGGATATCTGCTGCTAATGGTGTGTCAGCAGGGTTTCAAT CTGCTGAAGCTTCATCAACAGTGGAGAAAAGTACTCCATCAAATCCAGTTGAAAGCAATATTCAGTCTAAAACTGGAATTGAGGATCTCTTTAAAGATTTGACATTGGTCACACCACCCATTTTAGAGAAACCCCAgaaagatatgaaaaatgacATTATGAACCTCTTTGAAAAG TCCAGCATGGTGTCTCCATTTTCTATCCATCAACAACAAGTTGCAATGCTAGCCCAACAACAGTCCTTTCTCATGGCTGCTGCAGCAAGGTCTAATGGGTCCCACACTTTTTCTGGCAGTATACATCAACCTGGAACCAATGGTGTTCACTTATCTACTCAGAACTGGGGAAATATTGGTCATCAAAGGCCTGGAGTGTTGACACCAGTCACTGAGCCACAGAAACATATGCAG ATGGGAAACATCCGACCAACACATTGGTCGGGAACTAATGTTCCTTTACCAACACATTCGTTGGGAACTAATGGTCCTTTACCAGCACATTCGTCGGGAACTAATGTTCCTTGTCCAACGTCAAG CATGTATAATATGAGCCCAGTTCATCCGATCAACGGTGTTACAATGACAGGAGCTGGCAGGCCGCCTTCGGCATTGCCAAATTCATCTGTCAGTCTTCCTAAATCAGGAAATGATTACGATTTCTCATTGCTAACACAAGGGATGTTTACAAAACGGTGA
- the LOC117922901 gene encoding uncharacterized protein LOC117922901 isoform X1 — translation MAFVSRSSSTWLLSLKVALISIGVVSMAVILRQSIPVISEFAVSGVPVMWSSFRSWLKPPYLYVIINGIIITIAASSKFHRMNHQDRPETAAKDPEDERTEFTYEMKNPPEFVGLETPIVYEQREVTISEVKTVADSPVVEDEEELVISRSTTPPLPPSPLLRRESSEIPLECLLSTEKPLVSSRFGHRKPIKASPEASGGKVLRVSKPKRHETLENTWKMITDGRPMPLTRHLKKSDTWENHGRHIVVREDTSPQRVNKSETFKDRTNNPPPSLTSPLDSVKLRKDPSLSQDELNRRVEAFIKKFNEEMRLQREESLNQYKEMISRGAQ, via the exons ATGGCGTTCGTGTCTCGAAGCTCTAGCACGTGGCTACTCTCCCTCAAAGTTGCACTGATCTCAATTGGTGTTGTGTCCATGGCTGTGATTCTTAGGCAATCCATACCGGTTATCTCAGAATTTGCTGTTTCCGGAGTTCCTGTGATGTGGAGCTCTTTCCGCTCGTGGCTCAAACCTCCTTATCTCTACGTCATCATCAATggcatcatcatcaccatcgcTGCTTCTTCAAAGTTTCACCGAATGAACCACCAAGATCGGCCGGAGACGGCGGCGAAGGATCCGGAAGATGAAAGGACTGAGTTCACTTACGAAATGAAGAACCCGCCGGAGTTTGTCGGCTTGGAGACGCCGATAGTGTATGAGCAGCGTGAAGTTACGATTTCGGAGGTGAAGACCGTGGCGGACAGTCCGGTagttgaagatgaagaggagTTGGTGATCTCGAGGTCCACAACTCCGCCGCTGCCGCCATCGCCGCTCTTGAGGAGAGAGTCGTCCGAGATTCCGCTGGAGTGTCTCTTATCTACGGAGAAACCTCTGGTTTCTTCTAGGTTCGGTCACCGGAAGCCGATTAAAGCCAGTCCCGAAG CTTCAGGAGGAAAAGTTCTAAGAGTATCGAAGCCAAAACGACACGAGACGCTGGAGAACACATGGAAGATGATAACGGACGGCCGTCCCATGCCGTTGACGAGACACCTGAAGAAATCTGATACGTGGGAGAATCATGGGCGTCACATCGTAGTAAGAGAGGACACGTCACCTCAGAGAGTGAACAAATCAGAGACGTTCAAGGACCGTACGAACAACCCACCACCCTCTCTCACTTCGCCTCTGGACTCCGTGAAGCTCAGGAAAGATCCGTCGCTGAGTCAGGATGAGTTGAACCGGCGAGTTGAAGCGTTCATTAAGAAGTTTAACGAGGAGATGAGGTTGCAGAGAGAAGAATCATTGAATCAGTACAAGGAGATGATCAGCCGTGGAGCCCAGTAA